The following coding sequences lie in one Phyllopteryx taeniolatus isolate TA_2022b chromosome 4, UOR_Ptae_1.2, whole genome shotgun sequence genomic window:
- the LOC133477340 gene encoding autotransporter adhesin BpaC-like, translating into MSASFSFLHVTSFEDDAQTNLCFFCLVVITSTNAKISTLTTAALTTPSAVTGNAATGNAATTANNAATGNGATGNAATTAGNAATGNAATTAGNAATGNAATGNAATTAANAATGNAVSTANNAATGNGATGNAATSAGNAATGNAAATGNAATTAGNAATGNAAATGNAATTAGDAATGNAATGNAATTANNAATGNGATGNAATTAGNAATGNAATIAGNAATGNAATGNAATTAANAATGNAVSTANNAATANGATGNAATSAGNAATGNAAATGNAATTAGNAATGNAAATGNAATTAGDAATGNAATGNAATTANNAATGNGATGNAATTAGNAATGNAATTAGNAATGNAATGNAATTANNAATGNGATGNAATTAGNAATGNAATSAGNAATGNAAATGNAATTAGNAATGNAAATATGNAATTAGNAVTGNAATTAGNAATGNAATATGNAATTAGNAATGNAATTAGNAATGNAATGNAATTANNAATGNGATGNAATTAGNAVTGNAATTAGNAATGNAATATGNGATGNAATTAGNAATGNAATTAGNAATGNAATGNAATTANNAATGNGATGNAATTAGNAATGNAATTAGNAATGNAATGNAATSAGNAATGNAAATGNAATTAGNAATGNAAATGNAATTAGDAATGNAATGNAATTANNAATGNGATGNAATTAGNAATGNAATGNAATTANNAATGNGATGNTATTAGNAATVSAITANTAITGGTTGNTGATMTATHVGSILTCHLAMALLKLYTI; encoded by the exons ATGTc TGCCTCGTTCTCATTCCTGCATGTCACATCTTTTGAAGATGACGCACAAACTaatctctgctttttttgtttggttgttatAACATCCACAAATGCGAAAATTTCTACGCTGACAACAGCTGCCCTCACCACGCCCAGTGCTGTGACTGGCAACGCAGCAACTGGAAATGCTGCAACCACAGCTAACAATGCAGCAACTGGCAATGGAGCAACGggcaacgccgcaaccacagctggcaacgcagcgactggcaacgccgcaaccacagcAGGCAATGCTGCGACTGGCAACGCagcaactggcaacgccgcaaccacagcAGCCAATGCTGCGACTGGAAACGCTGTATCCACAGCTAACAATGCAGCTACTGGCAATGGagcaactggcaacgccgcaacctCAGCTGGCAATGCTgcaactggcaacgccgcagcaactggcaacgccgcaaccacagctggaaacgcagcgactggcaacgccgcagcgactggcaacgccgcaaccacagcAGGCGATGCTGCGACTGGCAACGCAGCAACTGGAAATGCTGCAACCACAGCTAACAATGCAGCAACTGGCAATGGAGCAACGggcaacgccgcaaccacagctggcaacgcagcgactggcaacgccgcaaccatAGCAGGCAATGCTGCGACTGGCAACGCagcaactggcaacgccgcaaccacagcAGCCAATGCTGCGACTGGAAACGCTGTATCCACAGCTAACAATGCAGCTACTGCCAATGGagcaactggcaacgccgcaacctCAGCTGGCAATGCTgcaactggcaacgccgcagcaactggcaacgccgcaaccacagctggaaacgcagcgactggcaacgccgcagcgactggcaacgccgcaaccacagcAGGCGATGCTGCAACTGGCAACGCAGCAACTGGAAACGCTGCAACCACAGCTAACAATGCAGCGACTGGCAATGGagcaactggcaacgccgcaaccacagctggcaacgcagcgactggcaacgccgcaaccacagcAGGCAATGCTGCGACTGGCAACGCAGCAACTGGAAACGCTGCAACCACAGCTAACAATGCAGCTACTGGCAATGGagcaactggcaacgccgcaaccacagctggcaacgcagcgactggcaacgccgcaacctCAGCTGGCAATGCTgcaactggcaacgccgcagcaactggcaacgccgcaaccacagctggaaacgcagcgactggcaacgccgcagcgactg caactggcaacgccgcaaccacagcTGGCAACGCAGtgactggcaacgccgcaaccacagcAGGCAATGCTGCGACTGGCAACGCagcgactg caactggcaacgccgcaaccacagctggcaacgcagcgactggcaacgccgcaaccacagcAGGCAATGCTGCGACTGGCAACGCAGCAACTGGAAACGCTGCAACCACAGCTAACAATGCAGCTACTGGCAATGGagcaactggcaacgccgcaaccacagcTGGCAACGCAGtgactggcaacgccgcaaccacagcAGGCAATGCTGCGACTGGCAACGCagcaactg CGACTGGCAATGGagcaactggcaacgccgcaaccacagctggcaacgcagcgactggcaacgccgcaaccacagcAGGCAATGCTGCGACTGGCAACGCAGCAACTGGAAACGCTGCAACCACAGCTAACAATGCAGCTACTGGCAATGGagcaactggcaacgccgcaaccacagctggcaacgcagcgactggcaacgccgcaaccacagcAGGCAATGCTGCGACTGGCAACGCagcaactggcaacgccgcaacctCAGCTGGCAATGCTgcaactggcaacgccgcagcaactggcaacgccgcaaccacagctggaaacgcagcgactggcaacgccgcagcgactggcaacgccgcaaccacagcAGGCGATGCTGCGACTGGCAACGCAGCAACTGGAAACGCTGCAACCACAGCTAACAATGCAGCGACTGGCAATGGagcaactggcaacgccgcaaccacagcAGGCAATGCTGCGACTGGCAACGCAGCAACTGGAAACGCTGCAACCACAGCTAACAATGCAGCTACTGGCAATGGAGCAACTGGCAACACCGCAACCACAGCTGGCAACGCTGCAACTGTTAGCGCCATTACTGCAAACACTGCCATCACAGGTGGCACGACCGGCAACACTGGAGCAACGATGACAGCCACCCACGTGGGCAGCATCCTCACATGTCACCTCGCCATGGCACTCCTTAAACTCTACACAATATAA